From the Leptospira biflexa serovar Patoc strain 'Patoc 1 (Paris)' genome, one window contains:
- a CDS encoding xylulokinase encodes MDTDCILAYDIGTTGVKTCLFRVNSTLELLASATKEYPIQLLANGGAEQNPEDWWLAMQSTTATVLSDAKMNKDRIQGISFCSQMQGLVLVDENFDPVRNAMSYMDQRASSEMKKGISHGFKIEGINAIKLLLSLWITGAVAASVKDPIWKYKWVEKNEPENFGKVRWWFDVKEYLIARCTNEAVMTRDSAFATFLYNSRKGKGDWSPLLCKLFGVRREHLPKIINAEEKVGGLTREAAEFLGLKTDTLVFGGGGDASLIGVGAGAVEEGDTHIYAGTSGWIGTVTKKRTVDIDARIASIVGARDGYYNYFGEQETSGKCLQWVKDHLALDEIDLYLEKKKITDGPDAIYESLFEFMFDSIKDTEPGSHGVIFTPWLHGNRCPFEDPKARGIFFNISLHTGKRVLIRAVIEGILFHKRWILELSDRKVKTSNKIRFVGGVARSSFICQMLADITGKTIERVIHPENVGAIGAAAIAALGLGKIKEFEDIKQMIPVDQTWTPNTFLKPVYDKNFSVFQNLYESNKKHFAMLNS; translated from the coding sequence ATGGATACAGACTGCATTTTGGCCTATGATATTGGCACCACGGGAGTCAAAACATGCCTTTTCCGTGTGAATTCCACTCTTGAATTGCTCGCATCTGCCACAAAGGAATACCCCATCCAACTCCTTGCAAACGGGGGAGCAGAACAGAATCCAGAGGATTGGTGGTTGGCAATGCAATCTACCACTGCAACCGTATTAAGCGATGCAAAGATGAACAAAGATCGGATCCAAGGGATTTCGTTTTGTTCTCAGATGCAAGGATTAGTCCTTGTTGATGAAAATTTTGATCCAGTTCGAAATGCAATGAGTTATATGGACCAAAGGGCCAGTTCGGAAATGAAAAAAGGAATCAGCCATGGATTCAAAATTGAAGGGATTAATGCCATTAAACTATTGTTATCTCTTTGGATCACCGGTGCAGTTGCTGCGAGTGTAAAAGATCCTATCTGGAAATACAAATGGGTAGAAAAGAACGAACCAGAAAACTTTGGTAAGGTGAGGTGGTGGTTTGATGTCAAAGAATATTTAATCGCTAGGTGTACAAACGAGGCGGTCATGACTCGGGATTCTGCATTTGCAACTTTTTTATACAACTCTAGAAAAGGAAAGGGCGATTGGAGTCCTCTCCTTTGTAAATTGTTTGGAGTTCGTAGGGAACATTTGCCAAAAATCATTAACGCAGAAGAAAAAGTTGGCGGATTAACAAGAGAAGCCGCTGAATTTTTGGGATTAAAGACCGATACACTCGTGTTTGGTGGTGGGGGAGATGCCTCTCTCATTGGAGTTGGCGCGGGTGCAGTAGAAGAAGGAGATACACATATCTATGCCGGTACTTCTGGTTGGATTGGTACTGTTACCAAAAAAAGAACTGTCGATATTGATGCGAGAATCGCTTCCATTGTAGGTGCAAGAGATGGGTATTATAATTATTTTGGGGAACAAGAAACATCAGGTAAATGTTTACAATGGGTAAAAGACCATTTGGCATTGGATGAAATTGATTTATATTTAGAAAAAAAGAAAATCACAGATGGACCTGACGCTATCTATGAAAGTTTGTTTGAGTTTATGTTTGATTCCATCAAAGACACAGAACCAGGATCGCATGGTGTCATCTTTACACCTTGGTTACATGGGAATCGTTGTCCATTTGAAGATCCAAAAGCAAGAGGGATCTTTTTTAATATCAGTTTACATACTGGTAAACGAGTGTTGATCCGTGCTGTGATTGAAGGGATTTTATTTCACAAACGTTGGATTTTGGAATTGTCTGATCGGAAAGTAAAAACATCCAACAAGATTCGATTTGTGGGTGGTGTGGCAAGGTCTAGTTTTATTTGTCAAATGTTAGCTGATATAACAGGTAAAACGATCGAAAGGGTTATCCACCCAGAAAACGTGGGTGCCATTGGTGCTGCCGCCATCGCCGCACTAGGACTCGGCAAAATCAAGGAGTTCGAAGACATCAAACAAATGATCCCTGTGGATCAAACATGGACACCTAACACTTTTCTAAAACCTGTATACGATAAAAACTTTTCTGTGTTTCAGAATCTATACGAATCAAACAAAAAACATTTTGCGATGTTAAATTCTTAA
- a CDS encoding aminoglycoside phosphotransferase family protein — protein MNLYTELTYEKLGNPFAIGRSADLYLLPDNKILKLFFPQTTKTEMETEYENTVEVARLSVTKKICYGKVKVGERYGLVFDRLDGISLTKLPDKNPIELFRIADTLARLHFAMHSIKSQKLKDIKLILNDCLAAKSLQFLNPKEKESIQTYIQNLPDGDSVLHLDFHPENVIVQGKDRIIIDWMTAAKGNPCADVSFTKLLFTDAELWPGTPKLKILFYTLVRKFILHGYLKSYQKQSGMTESQINEWRLSSLLLRLGLWDIPSERENLIQQIKVWLQIGGKSF, from the coding sequence ATGAATTTATATACTGAGTTAACGTATGAAAAATTGGGTAATCCTTTTGCCATCGGTCGGTCGGCTGATTTGTATCTACTTCCCGACAACAAAATCCTGAAATTATTTTTCCCTCAAACAACAAAAACAGAGATGGAAACAGAATATGAAAACACTGTGGAAGTGGCTCGATTGTCTGTGACTAAAAAGATTTGTTATGGAAAGGTAAAAGTTGGGGAACGGTATGGTTTGGTATTCGATCGATTGGATGGAATTTCATTAACAAAATTACCTGACAAAAATCCTATTGAACTCTTTCGCATTGCAGACACTCTTGCCAGACTACATTTTGCAATGCATTCGATAAAAAGCCAAAAATTAAAAGACATTAAACTGATTTTAAACGATTGTTTGGCGGCAAAATCGCTTCAGTTTTTAAATCCGAAAGAAAAGGAAAGCATCCAAACCTACATCCAAAATTTGCCAGACGGGGATTCCGTTTTACATTTGGATTTCCATCCAGAAAATGTCATCGTACAAGGCAAGGACCGAATCATTATCGATTGGATGACGGCTGCCAAAGGGAATCCATGTGCTGATGTTTCCTTTACCAAATTATTATTTACAGATGCTGAATTATGGCCAGGCACTCCCAAGTTAAAGATCCTCTTTTACACGCTTGTCCGTAAGTTCATTCTGCATGGATATTTAAAATCATACCAGAAACAAAGTGGGATGACCGAATCTCAGATCAACGAATGGAGACTTTCTTCACTTCTATTACGACTCGGACTCTGGGACATTCCAAGTGAAAGAGAGAATTTAATCCAACAAATCAAAGTTTGGTTGCAGATTGGAGGGAAGTCCTTTTGA
- a CDS encoding glycerol-3-phosphate dehydrogenase/oxidase, which produces MSLKLDRFIESYQGESFDVTIIGGGITGATLAYEVASRGGSVCLVEKKDFGGATSAATGKLIHGGLRYLKQFEIGLVREALKERRNLSNIAPNLVYPYPMILPKPGIIARMGLLVYDLLSFDKGWTWDKSKKIPNHKYLKREGLKKLNLGDYEDAAYFYDAICLSPERLTLSFLKSAVLYGAKISNYTEVRDLLWDGDRVVGVHVMDSISNREYKIHSKVTINASGPWTQDILAKSKKTETVFPKKRSEGIYLITKQLSPIMTLFVGEKGHFSFAPWRGHSMIGPTEKSYFGKVEDWKLTRESILEFIDYINETSHLNEKLKMEDVIASYGGLRPLAETGDDTYSASRKSELYDHEKDGIKGLITAAGGKFTTSRHFAESIFRSIRKKLNQKMNPSISAKQHLYGSGILDIESFISESKDKHKEFSEKTIDYLIRHYGLEYETILSLVKENPYLGKVLNEDGEILAEVVYAIRFEMAKSLSDIFLRRTGLGTLGILPKEKMDQIIQTAAKEWNWSQTELEKESKKIQDVLELPKL; this is translated from the coding sequence TTGAGTTTAAAATTGGATCGTTTCATTGAATCCTATCAGGGAGAATCTTTCGATGTGACCATCATTGGCGGTGGGATCACTGGTGCTACACTCGCGTATGAAGTGGCAAGTCGCGGAGGATCCGTTTGTCTTGTTGAAAAAAAAGACTTTGGCGGAGCCACATCAGCTGCCACTGGAAAACTCATCCATGGTGGCCTTCGGTATCTAAAACAATTTGAAATTGGCCTTGTCAGAGAAGCATTAAAAGAAAGAAGGAATTTGTCAAACATTGCACCTAACTTAGTTTATCCGTATCCTATGATTTTGCCAAAACCTGGGATCATAGCGAGGATGGGACTTCTAGTGTATGATCTTTTGTCTTTTGATAAAGGTTGGACTTGGGACAAATCTAAAAAGATTCCGAACCACAAGTATCTCAAGCGAGAAGGGCTCAAGAAATTGAATTTAGGAGATTATGAAGATGCTGCTTACTTTTATGATGCCATTTGTTTGAGCCCCGAACGATTGACTCTTAGTTTTTTGAAGTCCGCCGTATTGTATGGTGCCAAGATTTCCAATTATACGGAAGTGAGAGACCTCTTATGGGATGGAGATAGAGTGGTGGGGGTTCATGTAATGGATTCCATTTCTAATCGAGAATATAAAATCCATTCGAAAGTCACGATCAACGCATCGGGACCTTGGACACAAGATATATTGGCAAAGTCAAAAAAAACAGAAACAGTTTTCCCCAAAAAAAGATCGGAAGGGATTTATCTCATCACAAAACAACTCTCTCCCATTATGACTCTGTTTGTCGGTGAAAAAGGTCATTTTAGTTTTGCACCTTGGCGGGGTCATTCCATGATTGGCCCAACAGAAAAGTCTTACTTTGGTAAGGTGGAAGATTGGAAGCTGACACGAGAAAGTATCCTTGAGTTTATTGATTACATCAATGAAACTTCACACCTTAATGAAAAACTCAAAATGGAGGATGTGATCGCTTCGTATGGAGGTTTACGGCCACTTGCTGAAACAGGCGATGATACGTATTCTGCTTCTCGCAAATCTGAATTGTATGACCATGAAAAAGATGGAATCAAAGGACTCATCACTGCAGCTGGCGGGAAGTTTACCACAAGCCGGCATTTTGCAGAATCCATATTTCGTTCCATTCGTAAAAAACTAAATCAAAAAATGAACCCAAGTATTTCCGCAAAACAGCACTTATATGGAAGTGGAATTTTAGACATTGAAAGTTTTATCTCTGAATCAAAAGATAAACACAAAGAGTTCTCAGAAAAAACGATCGATTATCTCATCCGTCATTATGGGTTAGAGTATGAAACGATACTTTCTTTGGTAAAAGAAAATCCGTATTTGGGAAAGGTTCTTAACGAAGATGGTGAGATCCTAGCGGAAGTGGTTTATGCCATACGGTTCGAAATGGCAAAATCATTGTCTGATATTTTTTTAAGAAGGACCGGTCTTGGAACGCTTGGTATCCTACCAAAAGAAAAAATGGATCAAATCATCCAAACCGCAGCAAAGGAATGGAACTGGTCTCAAACAGAATTGGAAAAAGAATCGAAAAAGATCCAAGATGTTTTGGAATTACCTAAACTTTAG
- a CDS encoding MBL fold metallo-hydrolase, which yields MGSFFTIDTEYANLKQVASAYLIEEEGYGIVIETNTTHAIPKILSAMEQNHVDVTRLEYIIVTHVHLDHAGGAWLLLEKCPNAMLLAHPKTAKHLIDPSLLIKSATSVYGKENFQKLYGEIKPIPKERVRVMENGEFLDWRGHHFEFIYTKGHANHHFCIYDQTLNGVFTGDSFGISYPHLENGKSFIFPTTTPTDFDAKEAMHSIDMILSTGANVCYLTHFGPIQNLKHCADDLKEGLRHCQNAILELKEIPKENRLSFMEKKVKIMIQSLANQNDVILTEKDWSLLDLDVNLNAQGLVYAFEKSER from the coding sequence ATGGGATCTTTTTTCACTATCGATACTGAATACGCCAACCTCAAACAAGTAGCTTCAGCATACCTTATAGAAGAGGAAGGGTATGGAATTGTCATTGAGACAAACACAACCCATGCCATTCCCAAAATTCTTTCTGCTATGGAACAAAACCACGTTGATGTGACTCGTTTAGAATACATCATTGTGACACATGTTCACTTAGACCATGCGGGTGGGGCTTGGTTACTGCTAGAAAAATGCCCCAATGCTATGTTACTTGCCCATCCAAAAACCGCCAAACATTTGATAGACCCAAGCCTACTCATTAAAAGCGCAACATCAGTATATGGAAAAGAAAATTTCCAAAAATTGTATGGGGAAATCAAACCCATACCGAAAGAAAGAGTTCGAGTGATGGAAAATGGTGAGTTTTTGGATTGGAGGGGTCATCATTTTGAATTTATTTATACTAAGGGACATGCGAATCATCACTTCTGTATCTATGATCAAACTTTAAACGGAGTATTTACAGGTGATTCGTTTGGAATTTCTTACCCTCACTTGGAAAATGGGAAATCTTTTATTTTCCCAACTACCACACCCACAGACTTTGATGCAAAAGAGGCCATGCATTCGATAGATATGATATTGTCAACTGGAGCTAATGTTTGTTATTTGACCCATTTTGGACCTATTCAAAACTTGAAACATTGTGCTGATGATCTAAAGGAAGGTTTACGCCATTGCCAAAATGCAATTTTGGAATTAAAAGAAATTCCCAAAGAAAATCGGCTTTCCTTTATGGAAAAAAAAGTGAAAATCATGATCCAATCATTGGCGAATCAAAATGATGTGATTCTCACAGAAAAAGATTGGTCTCTCTTAGATTTAGATGTGAATTTGAATGCACAAGGTTTGGTGTATGCGTTTGAGAAATCAGAAAGATGA
- the fliE gene encoding flagellar hook-basal body complex protein FliE, which produces MTEEQAMSIDRITHLSSSTYKPHSLLPQGDKVGIFRSDERHYGKTNEAKSPDEVAGTFADALKKAFEQVNDQQVEADELTQKIVFDPNSVELHDVMIAAEKARISLTFAKTMSDGFVRAYRELTTLR; this is translated from the coding sequence ATGACTGAGGAACAAGCTATGTCCATTGACCGTATCACTCACCTATCATCTTCTACATACAAACCACACTCCCTCCTCCCACAAGGGGACAAAGTGGGAATCTTTCGTTCAGATGAGAGACACTACGGAAAAACAAATGAGGCAAAATCTCCTGATGAAGTGGCCGGTACTTTTGCGGATGCCTTAAAAAAAGCATTTGAACAAGTGAATGACCAACAAGTAGAAGCAGATGAACTCACTCAAAAAATCGTTTTTGATCCAAATTCAGTTGAGTTACATGATGTGATGATTGCAGCAGAAAAAGCAAGGATCTCACTTACCTTCGCCAAAACGATGTCAGACGGTTTTGTCAGAGCTTACAGAGAACTCACTACATTACGATAA
- the flgC gene encoding flagellar basal body rod protein FlgC: MGMFDSINISATGLSAQRLRMDVISNNIANSTTTRNTNGDGPFRRDRVILTPINLRTQWKSPVYPFGVAPGEGKGVKVMKIEKDMSPLRLTYDPTHPDAIQTGPKKGYVELPNINIVTEMTDMISASRSYEANVQLINGSKAMMNKAMEIGRA, from the coding sequence ATGGGTATGTTTGATTCGATTAATATTTCCGCGACTGGGCTTTCGGCCCAAAGACTCCGAATGGATGTCATTTCGAATAACATTGCAAACTCAACCACAACGAGAAATACCAATGGGGATGGACCATTTCGTCGTGACCGCGTAATCCTAACACCGATTAACCTTAGAACCCAATGGAAGAGCCCTGTGTATCCTTTTGGGGTAGCCCCTGGAGAAGGAAAAGGGGTCAAGGTGATGAAAATTGAAAAGGACATGAGCCCACTTCGATTGACCTATGACCCAACCCACCCCGATGCCATCCAAACTGGGCCCAAAAAAGGATACGTCGAACTTCCCAATATCAACATTGTCACCGAGATGACGGATATGATCTCAGCTTCCCGTTCCTACGAAGCCAATGTCCAACTCATCAACGGATCCAAGGCAATGATGAACAAAGCAATGGAGATCGGTCGGGCCTAA
- the flgB gene encoding flagellar basal body rod protein FlgB, whose translation MFEATHFMKTQDLLERGLGAATQRRKVITDNIANADVPNFKRSEVVFESMLKRAIESEKIEKEKAVPTKISNDRHIEFFKPLDYRDAKPKTNLDYLTTMRPDGNNVDIEKEVVEANQNQMSYSLMIDRLNQNNRLLNIVMRTN comes from the coding sequence ATGTTTGAAGCAACACATTTCATGAAAACTCAAGACCTTTTGGAACGAGGCCTTGGCGCAGCCACACAAAGGCGAAAAGTAATCACTGATAATATTGCCAATGCTGATGTTCCTAACTTCAAACGTTCTGAAGTTGTATTCGAATCGATGTTAAAACGAGCCATTGAATCCGAAAAAATTGAGAAGGAAAAAGCCGTTCCTACAAAAATCTCTAATGACCGTCATATTGAATTTTTTAAACCTCTCGACTACCGCGATGCAAAACCGAAAACCAATTTGGATTACCTCACAACGATGAGACCCGATGGGAACAACGTAGACATTGAAAAGGAAGTGGTCGAAGCCAATCAAAATCAAATGAGTTATAGTTTGATGATTGATAGACTCAACCAAAACAACCGCCTTCTCAACATTGTGATGAGAACCAACTAA